From Hydra vulgaris chromosome 07, alternate assembly HydraT2T_AEP, a single genomic window includes:
- the LOC136082343 gene encoding uncharacterized protein LOC136082343: MMFSSNILVENGSKNCVLDKEDNRERHLSCQDFQKVALSWMAKIDKKMSSLSRCGGNTPFKLAFAFGKLLMSEDARACFNVSGGSLKIYFKIYTLYHMTVDAITRQHHGAKICEG; this comes from the exons ATGATGTTTTCTTCAaatatattg GTAGAAAATGGCTCTAAAAATTGTGTTTTGGATAAAGAGGATAACAGAGAAAGACATTTGTCTTGCCAgg attttcaaaaagttgcgTTGAGTTGGATggcaaaaatagataaaaag aTGAGTTCTCTTAGTCGTTGTGGAGGTAATACTCCATTTAAATTGGCTTTTGCTTTTGGAAAGTTGTTGATGAGCGAGGATGCTAGGGCCTGTTTTAATGTCTCTGGTGGTTCATtgaagatatattttaaaatatacaccCTGTATCATATGACAGTGG ATGCGATTACACGACAGCATCATGGTGCAAAAATTTGCGAAGGTTGA